The Sulfolobus acidocaldarius DSM 639 genome has a window encoding:
- a CDS encoding PIN domain-containing protein, which produces MYVVISPSSFQKLEEILKSLGRENKLIITTLGVSFALRNHVNIDIALDNGAIVRSFSHKPPKIEGIPDYESEAIMVAVELNALLVTDNDDVKKKALDLGVRVMSSQELLSSS; this is translated from the coding sequence ATGTATGTAGTTATATCACCTAGCTCCTTTCAGAAATTAGAAGAAATCCTTAAGTCCCTTGGCAGGGAAAATAAACTAATAATCACTACTTTAGGAGTTTCATTTGCGTTGAGAAATCATGTAAACATAGACATTGCATTGGATAACGGTGCAATAGTGAGATCCTTTTCACATAAACCACCTAAGATTGAAGGTATACCAGATTATGAGTCCGAGGCGATAATGGTTGCTGTAGAGCTAAATGCCCTTCTTGTAACTGATAATGATGACGTTAAAAAGAAAGCGTTAGATCTTGGGGTAAGGGTTATGTCTTCTCAAGAGCTTTTATCATCATCTTGA
- a CDS encoding dihydrolipoyl dehydrogenase family protein: MEYDVVVVGGGTAGYIAGSILARKGKKVLVTERERFGGVCVNYGCVPSIFFYDVTYFLNRGKEIGNYLGIEIETKESKRFFLRRDELVSYLSDAGKRLIENAGGDTEIGETRILTNNRVKVNGKEIDFKRIIIASGTKPLKPEIQGIENAISEDEAVRLNYIPSSVVIIGGGFAGIELAQYFSRLNSNVTLITRGKILRTFPEDAVNFLRQSLEFDGVKLIENTRVTNISKRIVETNKGNFEGEVVVYATGREPDLPKGIENIKVITGKNGVITNERLRAGENVYAVGDVVDKANKTAHSAMLDAIICSMDILGIAHANVKGIKIPRVLYTDPQIGVIGDINDAVKFGYFPFNASTRAIISGNREGYVKIGINEKNEIVFGEVIGEKAEELINILTLAVNSKMTVEQLSLIPFVHPSLSEAILNSAKSFFDLDVDRYKENNDFK; this comes from the coding sequence ATGGAATATGATGTAGTGGTAGTAGGAGGAGGAACTGCAGGATATATTGCAGGAAGTATATTAGCAAGGAAAGGTAAAAAGGTACTGGTAACGGAGAGGGAAAGATTTGGAGGAGTTTGCGTAAATTACGGCTGTGTCCCAAGTATATTTTTTTATGATGTAACCTATTTTCTAAACAGAGGAAAGGAAATAGGAAATTATCTTGGTATCGAGATAGAGACAAAGGAAAGCAAAAGATTTTTCCTAAGGAGAGACGAGCTTGTTTCTTACCTATCAGACGCAGGTAAAAGGCTGATAGAAAATGCAGGTGGAGACACTGAGATTGGTGAAACAAGGATATTAACAAATAATAGGGTTAAAGTAAATGGTAAGGAAATTGACTTTAAGAGAATAATTATAGCCTCTGGTACAAAACCATTGAAACCTGAAATACAGGGTATAGAGAATGCAATAAGTGAAGATGAAGCAGTCAGACTGAACTATATACCTAGTTCTGTAGTTATAATTGGTGGAGGATTTGCAGGCATAGAGTTAGCCCAATACTTTTCTCGACTAAACTCGAATGTCACATTAATCACCAGAGGAAAAATCCTCAGGACATTTCCTGAAGATGCAGTTAACTTTTTGAGACAGTCTTTAGAATTTGACGGTGTAAAGTTAATTGAAAACACAAGAGTCACTAATATCTCGAAAAGGATAGTTGAAACAAATAAGGGAAATTTTGAGGGAGAAGTTGTAGTGTATGCGACGGGGAGAGAACCAGATTTACCAAAGGGAATTGAGAATATTAAAGTAATCACAGGTAAAAACGGAGTAATAACCAATGAAAGGCTTAGGGCTGGAGAAAATGTTTATGCAGTAGGAGACGTGGTAGATAAAGCGAATAAGACTGCGCATTCAGCCATGCTTGATGCCATCATATGCTCTATGGATATTCTTGGTATAGCTCATGCTAACGTAAAAGGTATTAAAATACCCAGAGTGCTTTACACAGACCCTCAAATAGGTGTCATAGGTGATATAAATGACGCAGTGAAGTTCGGATATTTCCCATTTAATGCATCAACCAGAGCGATAATTAGTGGAAACAGAGAAGGATATGTGAAGATAGGAATAAACGAGAAAAATGAGATAGTTTTTGGGGAGGTCATTGGAGAAAAGGCAGAGGAGTTGATAAATATATTAACGTTGGCTGTGAACAGTAAAATGACCGTGGAACAACTTTCACTAATTCCCTTCGTTCATCCTTCTTTATCTGAAGCCATATTAAATTCAGCAAAGAGTTTTTTTGACCTAGACGTTGATAGATATAAGGAGAATAATGACTTTAAATGA
- a CDS encoding DsrE family protein, whose amino-acid sequence MEQAQSESQAEEQKKKILIVVTHGPDDIDRTYAPLFMASISASMEYETSVFFMIKGPKLLDKKWQEEERRKGGNPFIRFFDMAKENGVKMYVCVQSLKDMCHMNESDIVDGVEIVGGSTLIDLTMDADRSLFF is encoded by the coding sequence ATGGAACAGGCTCAATCTGAGTCTCAGGCTGAGGAACAGAAAAAGAAAATCCTGATAGTTGTTACTCACGGACCAGACGATATTGACAGAACATATGCACCCTTATTTATGGCTTCAATATCCGCCTCAATGGAGTACGAAACTTCAGTGTTCTTTATGATAAAAGGACCAAAACTATTGGATAAGAAGTGGCAAGAAGAGGAGAGAAGAAAGGGAGGTAATCCATTCATTAGGTTCTTCGACATGGCAAAAGAAAATGGTGTTAAAATGTACGTATGCGTGCAAAGTCTAAAAGATATGTGCCATATGAATGAGAGTGACATAGTAGATGGAGTTGAAATAGTAGGAGGATCAACACTAATAGATTTAACAATGGATGCTGACAGATCTCTATTCTTCTGA
- a CDS encoding peptidoglycan DD-metalloendopeptidase family protein: MYIPTGSLVSFFSSGFPSHVRAKAIDVSSPDFHTFYSPVEGEVIDTEKIRVGRPNRFAEVDYDYVILIRQSNGNMVKILHVRPFTEKGEYVKEGQPLGEFILTPYTGGDFPHAHIEGVRISFPKISMYRESLRGIIKVKTRDYFDVMIEDYAQAGKFRGLGCCGGLLNASIPYACYGGLIGGYKEPISLFGIHLGKIYRKRKNYAIFEGKRGLIRNWEFDSSFKVLENKPICGKAFMEVVLSYGGFPYIRFFSSTAMEEGDLIDLRSVILKGFNH; this comes from the coding sequence ATGTATATTCCTACTGGTTCACTAGTCAGTTTTTTCTCTAGCGGTTTTCCATCCCATGTGAGAGCCAAAGCTATTGATGTCTCTTCTCCAGATTTTCACACCTTCTACTCTCCTGTGGAAGGAGAAGTGATAGATACAGAGAAAATTAGAGTTGGAAGACCAAACAGGTTTGCTGAAGTGGACTATGATTACGTGATACTTATAAGGCAAAGCAATGGTAACATGGTTAAAATCCTTCACGTAAGACCCTTCACAGAAAAGGGAGAATATGTGAAAGAGGGTCAACCTTTAGGCGAATTTATTCTAACACCCTACACAGGAGGAGATTTTCCTCATGCTCATATCGAGGGCGTTAGAATTTCATTCCCTAAAATAAGTATGTATAGGGAGTCATTAAGAGGAATTATAAAGGTTAAGACTAGAGATTATTTTGACGTTATGATAGAGGATTATGCCCAGGCAGGAAAATTTAGAGGATTGGGATGCTGTGGCGGTCTGCTTAATGCCAGTATTCCATATGCTTGTTACGGTGGTCTTATAGGTGGTTATAAAGAACCAATATCGCTTTTCGGTATACATCTAGGTAAAATTTACAGGAAAAGGAAGAATTACGCTATTTTTGAGGGTAAAAGAGGACTTATAAGAAATTGGGAATTTGATTCGTCATTCAAGGTTTTGGAAAATAAACCAATCTGTGGGAAAGCGTTCATGGAGGTGGTACTATCTTACGGAGGATTCCCCTATATTAGGTTCTTTTCGTCAACAGCGATGGAAGAGGGAGACTTAATAGACTTGCGAAGTGTAATTCTTAAAGGTTTTAATCACTAA
- a CDS encoding DsrE/DsrF/DrsH-like family protein, with the protein MGEEKKKKLSIIVFSGTIDKLMPVGILSSAAAAGGYEVNLFFTFWGLQSITKRSIHSQQPPQIDKNYEQMGPIMMQRMQEMKYPMWHQLVQQAKEVGEVKVYACSTTMEFFGVKREDLAEFVDDVVGAATFLDRAEGGITLFI; encoded by the coding sequence ATGGGAGAAGAAAAGAAGAAAAAACTATCTATAATAGTGTTCTCAGGAACAATAGACAAGCTCATGCCAGTAGGAATCTTATCTTCTGCAGCAGCTGCAGGTGGTTATGAGGTTAACCTGTTCTTCACCTTCTGGGGTTTACAGTCAATTACCAAGAGGAGTATTCACAGCCAACAACCCCCACAGATAGACAAGAACTATGAGCAAATGGGACCTATAATGATGCAGAGAATGCAAGAGATGAAGTATCCCATGTGGCATCAATTAGTTCAGCAAGCTAAAGAAGTTGGCGAAGTTAAAGTGTACGCATGCTCAACTACAATGGAGTTCTTTGGCGTAAAGAGGGAGGATTTAGCGGAATTTGTTGATGATGTGGTAGGTGCGGCAACTTTTTTAGATAGGGCTGAGGGTGGAATTACATTATTTATCTAA
- a CDS encoding thioredoxin family protein, translated as MSYDNIIREYTRAIKSNITIYYCDGEELINYLKDVVVTKQLEECQKPLIKVQKDNRTYFTYYGIPTANELWPFLNALARISNDIVQLDQKEIELAKGIRGNIKLFVTPDCTKCPITAEFLYQLVQINPDVTLEIFDVTEYEYEKEKYRVLSVPKIVFNERTEIPGGFPSTIILKMMIKALEKT; from the coding sequence ATGAGTTACGATAATATAATTAGAGAATACACAAGGGCAATTAAATCAAATATCACAATATATTATTGTGACGGAGAGGAGTTAATCAACTATCTGAAGGATGTGGTAGTAACTAAGCAATTGGAGGAGTGCCAAAAGCCTCTCATTAAGGTTCAAAAGGACAATAGAACATACTTTACTTATTATGGTATACCCACCGCCAATGAGTTATGGCCCTTTTTAAATGCACTAGCGAGAATATCTAATGATATAGTTCAACTCGACCAAAAGGAGATTGAATTAGCAAAAGGGATTAGAGGAAATATTAAACTATTTGTAACTCCAGATTGTACTAAATGCCCAATAACCGCAGAATTTCTTTACCAGTTAGTTCAGATTAATCCAGACGTAACCCTAGAGATCTTTGACGTAACCGAGTATGAATACGAGAAGGAAAAATACAGGGTCTTAAGTGTACCAAAGATTGTATTCAACGAGAGGACTGAGATTCCTGGAGGGTTTCCTAGTACTATCATCCTCAAGATGATGATAAAAGCTCTTGAGAAGACATAA
- a CDS encoding radical SAM protein, whose protein sequence is MTLRLVSSPDWVRLSFGADIVLGFSPGVFFNNVLNTTINLLQYYPDGCKANCSYCGQAREVAQGPECKTLIRVEWPLRPLDEVIKRIKDRQGDIRYGLQRICVGQLAHPRASPDAIEITRRIREAGIELQISELVTATYTYKRHMIEMKRAGANMIDVAIDAANKELFDQVRGKLVRSMHSWDRYIQAIDEAVEVFGKKNAGIHLIVGLGETERDAIHLMWYAHSRGAKISLFAFYPESGTPMEKRKPVPIDVYRRMQVSRWLIENDLVKYDSFKFNEEGKLVDIEIPSDLTVEELAPAFMTSGCPGCNRPYSNERPGGVLKNIPLYPDLEVTRKAIKQSKLEVLIKKLLN, encoded by the coding sequence ATGACTCTTCGTTTAGTTTCAAGTCCTGATTGGGTGAGATTAAGCTTCGGTGCAGACATAGTCCTAGGATTCTCTCCGGGAGTATTTTTTAACAACGTTCTAAATACAACCATTAACCTACTCCAATACTATCCAGACGGTTGTAAGGCAAATTGCTCTTACTGTGGACAAGCAAGGGAGGTCGCACAGGGTCCAGAGTGTAAGACATTGATAAGGGTAGAATGGCCTTTGAGACCTTTAGATGAGGTCATCAAGAGAATAAAGGATAGACAAGGCGACATTAGATACGGTCTTCAAAGAATATGTGTAGGTCAGTTGGCTCATCCTAGAGCTTCTCCTGATGCCATAGAGATTACAAGGAGAATTAGAGAGGCTGGAATAGAATTACAGATATCAGAACTAGTTACAGCAACTTATACGTATAAGAGGCATATGATTGAAATGAAGAGGGCTGGAGCTAATATGATAGATGTGGCAATTGATGCAGCTAATAAGGAACTTTTTGACCAGGTTAGGGGGAAACTGGTTAGGAGCATGCATTCATGGGATAGATACATTCAGGCAATAGATGAGGCTGTAGAGGTTTTTGGCAAGAAGAACGCTGGTATTCACTTGATTGTAGGTTTAGGAGAAACTGAAAGGGATGCTATACATCTTATGTGGTACGCCCATTCCAGAGGAGCCAAAATATCACTGTTCGCATTTTATCCTGAAAGTGGTACTCCTATGGAAAAGAGAAAACCAGTACCAATAGACGTTTATCGAAGGATGCAAGTTTCCAGATGGCTTATAGAGAATGATTTAGTGAAATATGACTCATTTAAATTTAATGAGGAAGGTAAGCTAGTGGATATAGAAATTCCTAGTGATCTCACTGTTGAGGAGTTAGCTCCCGCATTTATGACCAGTGGTTGTCCAGGTTGTAACAGACCTTACTCAAATGAAAGACCTGGTGGTGTACTGAAGAATATTCCACTATATCCTGACCTTGAAGTCACTAGAAAGGCAATAAAACAGAGTAAGCTAGAGGTCCTAATCAAAAAATTGTTGAATTAG